The following are encoded together in the Lagopus muta isolate bLagMut1 chromosome Z, bLagMut1 primary, whole genome shotgun sequence genome:
- the PIGO gene encoding GPI ethanolamine phosphate transferase 3 isoform X1: protein MQRWPVLLFLAWVCFLFFCGIGLFMSGFLLTRIELANSSSCSDPLAPPPWDKQSLPPGSCWLPQRFPKIVLVIIDALRFEFALFNPAKVNPLPYENKLSFLHHLATSQPHHARLYRFVADPPTATMQRIKGLTTGSLPTFIDVGSNFATYAIQEDNLLAQLVQNGRRVVFMGDDTWEGLFPKKFFRSYFFPSFNVKDLHTVDNGILQYLYPTVNSGEWDLLIAHFLGVDHCGHKHGPDHPEMAKKLTQMNEMLRSLVDHLGNDTLLLVAGDHGMTETGDHGGDSQREVNAALFVYSKTPLFGTDPPEEPEAIPQVNLVPTVALLLGVPIPYSNIGEVMAELFSGDGDTGSEALQQLLVYHINAKQVDRFLHSYSLVAQDLPAEQLQHLQELFSSAVEEHIQLLAQVQRAMLVSPELESKLRSLISRFQLYLRQARAVCTQSWARFHPLRMVAGCTLIAASCLLCYVASELATLSDSFYRSCLLYPLLWGLVTAVLYGLACVFIQEELDLLLLLSSAAAASLLGFFWQWWGWHPKRARLLGSQPLLASSGLRQRLRVWLGLAFPMGILLFRCGAMFSDSFVVAEAQVAPFLLASLVMLLIGKLHWDGRLTVPEGHKQQPLGFSSYRKESWHLLCLVAVLLVCLRLSGFFHQCREEIPQCRPSVFLPPLASLRNTRAKNLFYLLCVALLAGLVYAVRSWLRHYGNLNSSDPVVLFVRWGFPLVVLCIACYWAVASSAEDSLGKLQELVQVAVIAFPWAVYGLASIGLLLLLCHPMTVFAKDSRESAGSIVTPYQGIPSSKVDLLQVIPQIYKRMQESEKSRLERRTCRATVAAYGLGSVYSAALVIALTLLGFLLMLLHTERLSLAFLLLFLEAFVLLHIHTRARSLAGDTESFSVPWFAVISWLLAASQFFYSTGHQPVFPAIHWNAAFVGFHLDHSTNLVPAVLVGANTFASHILFAVGCPLLLLWPFVCEMPSSQKKKSKRESQEELQTVDEHMMEMRLRESPEKFSTALLQLGLKYLFVLGAQLLACVCAAVILRRHLMVWKVFAPKFLFESLGFMVSSICLLLGISLVMRVDCAVSTWFSQLQLR, encoded by the exons ATGCAGCGGTGgccagtgctgcttttcctggcCTGggtctgctttctcttcttctgtggTATTGGGCTCTTCATGAGTGGCTTCCTGCTCACCCGTATTGAGCTTGCCAACAGCAGTTCCTGCTCAGACCCACTTGCACCACCACCGTGGGACAAGCAGAGCCTTCCCCCAGGCTCCTGTTGGTTGCCCCAGCGCTTTCCCAAGATCGTGCTTGTTATCATCGATGCACTCCGTTTTGAATTTGCCTTGTTTAACCCAGCCAAGGTCAACCCATTGCCCTATGAGAATAAGCTGAGTTTTCTGCACCACCTGGCAACCTCTCAACCCCACCATGCCCGCCTCTACCGCTTCGTAGCTGATCCCCCCACTGCCACCATGCAGCGCATCAAGGGCCTCACCACTGGGTCACTGCCCACTTTCATTGATGTGGGCAGTAACTTTGCTACCTATGCGATCCAGGAGGACAacctgctggcacagctggtgCAGAATG GAAGAAGAGTGGTCTTCATGGGTGATGATACTTGGGAAGGACTCTTCCCAAAGAAGTTCTTCCgctcttattttttcccttctttcaatGTGAAGGATCTTCACACTGTGGACAACGGGATCTTGCAGTATCTTTATCCAACTG tgAACAGTGGTGAGTGGGACTTGCTGATTGCTCACTTCCTTGGTGTGGACCACTGTGGGCACAAACATGGACCTGACCATCCTGAAATGGCCAAGAAGCTTACCCAGATGAATGAGATGCTGAG GTCCTTGGTGGATCACTTGGGGAATGACACTCTCCTTCTGGTGGCTGGAGACCATGGCATGACAGAGACTGGAGACCATGGTGGTGACAGCCAGAGGGAAGTGAATGCTGCACTGTTTGTGTACAGTAAAACACCTCTGTTCGGCACCGACCCTCCCGAG GAACCTGAGGCCATTCCCCAGGTGAACTTGGTGCCCACtgtggccctgctgctgggtgTGCCCATTCCCTACAGTAACATCGGGGAAGTGATGGCCGAGCTGTTCTCCGGGGATGGTGACACTGGGTCTGAagctttgcagcagctcttgGTTTATCACATCAATGCCAAGCAG GTGGACCGCTTCCTGCACTCCTACTCGCTGGTGGCTCAGGacctgccagcagagcagctccagcacctgcaggagctTTTCTCCAGCGCTGTAGAGGAGCACATTCAGCTCTTGGCCCAGGTGCAGAGGGCAATGCTGGTGTCTCCGGAATTGGAGTCCAAGCTCAGAAGCCTCATCAGCCGCTTCCAGCTCTATCTGCGGCAGGCACGGGCTGTGTGCACCCAGTCCTGGGCCCGCTTTCATCCTCTGCGTATGGTGGCAGGCTGCACCCTCATTGCTGCTTCCTGCTTGCTCTGCTATGTGGCCTCAGAGCTGGCCACACTGTCAGACTCCTTCTATCGTAGTTGCCTCCTGTATCCCCTGCTTTGGGGGCTGGTGACAGCTGTTCTGTATGGGCTAGCCTGTGTGTTCATCCAGGAGGAGCTGGATCTTCTCCTGCTGTTGTCTTCggcagctgcagcatctctaCTGGGCTTTTTCTGGCAGTGGTGGGGCTGGCATCCCAAGAGAGCCCGTTTGTTGGGCAGCCAACCACTCTTGGCCAGCTCTGGTCTGAGGCAAAGGCTGCGAGTGTGGCTGGGGCTGGCCTTCCCCATGGGCATTCTCCTTTTCCGCTGTGGAGCTATGTTCTCTGATAGCTTTGTGGTAGCTGAGGCCCAAGTTGCCCCATTCCTGTTGGCCTCATTGGTGATGTTGCTGATAGGAAAGCTCCACTGGGATGGTCGCCTGACTGTGCCAGAAGGCCACAAACAACAGCCTCTTGGCTTTTCCTCTTACCGAAAAGAGAGCTGGCACCTGCTATGCCTTGTGGCTGTGCTTCTGGTTTGCCTGCGGCTCTCTGGTTTCTTCCACCAGTGCCGTGAAGAAATCCCTCAGTGTCggccttctgttttccttccaccTCTTGCCAGCCTGAGAAACACACGGGCCAAGAACCTCTTCTACCTCTTATGTGTGGCCTTGCTGGCTGGGCTGGTGTATGCAGTGCGGAGCTGGTTGCGACACTACGGCAATCTGAACAGCTCAGACCCCGTTGTGCTCTTTGTGCGCTGGGGTTTCCCACTGGTGGTCCTTTGCATCGCCTGCTACTGGGCTGTTGCTTCCAGTGCTGAGGACTCTCTAGgcaagctgcaggagctggtgcAAGTGGCAGTCATTGCCTTTCCATGGGCTGTCTATGGGTTAGCGTCTATTGGGTTGCTGCTCTTGCTGTGCCATCCCATGACAGTGTTTGCCAAGGACTCACGGGAATCTGCAGGATCCATTGTCACTCCCTACCAGGGGATTCCCAGCTCCAAAGTCGACTTGCTCCAGGTCATCCCTCAGATCTACAAGAGGATGCAGGAGTCTGAGAAGAGTCGCCTGGAACGGCGCACCTGCAGGGCCACAGTCGCAGCCTATGGGCTAGGCAGTGTGTACTCGGCTGCCCTGGTCATAGCACTTACCCTCCTGGGCTTCCTCTTGATGCTCCTGCACACTGAGAGGCTCAGTCTTGCCTTCCTACTCCTCTTCCTGGAggcctttgtgctgctgcacatCCACACACGTGCCAGAAGCCTCGCAGGAGACACTG agTCTTTTTCAGTGCCCTGGTTTGCAGTCATCTCGTGGCTCCTTGCTGCTTCACAGTTCTTCTATTCCACGGGCCATCAGCCCGTCTTCCCGGCCATCCACTGGAACGCAGCCTTTGTGGGCTTTCACCTTGACCACAGTACAAACCTCGTTCCTGCTGTCCTGGTGGGCGCCAACACGTTTGCCTCCCATATCCTCTTTGCAG TtggctgccctctgctcctgctttggCCCTTTGTGTGTGAGATGCCCAGCTCACAGAAGAAGAAGTCCAAGAGGGAGTctcaggaggagctgcagacGGTGGACGAACACATGATGGAGATGAGGCTGCGGGAGTCCCCAGAGAAGTTctccactgctctgctgcagctggggctgaaGTACCTCTTTGTCCTTGGGGCACAG CTTCTggcctgtgtgtgtgcagctgtgatCCTCAGGAGGCACCTCATGGTCTGGAAGGTCTTTGCCCCAAA GTTCCTCTTTGAGTCTCTGGGCTTCATGGTGAGCAGCATCTGCCTCCTGCTGGGGATCTCCCTGGTGATGCGTGTGGACTGTGCCGTTAGCACCTGGTTCAGCCAGCTTCAGCTCAGGTAG
- the PIGO gene encoding GPI ethanolamine phosphate transferase 3 isoform X2: MQRWPVLLFLAWVCFLFFCGIGLFMSGFLLTRIELANSSSCSDPLAPPPWDKQSLPPGSCWLPQRFPKIVLVIIDALRFEFALFNPAKVNPLPYENKLSFLHHLATSQPHHARLYRFVADPPTATMQRIKGLTTGSLPTFIDVGSNFATYAIQEDNLLAQLVQNGRRVVFMGDDTWEGLFPKKFFRSYFFPSFNVKDLHTVDNGILQYLYPTVNSGEWDLLIAHFLGVDHCGHKHGPDHPEMAKKLTQMNEMLRSLVDHLGNDTLLLVAGDHGMTETGDHGGDSQREVNAALFVYSKTPLFGTDPPEEPEAIPQVNLVPTVALLLGVPIPYSNIGEVMAELFSGDGDTGSEALQQLLVYHINAKQVDRFLHSYSLVAQDLPAEQLQHLQELFSSAVEEHIQLLAQVQRAMLVSPELESKLRSLISRFQLYLRQARAVCTQSWARFHPLRMVAGCTLIAASCLLCYVASELATLSDSFYRSCLLYPLLWGLVTAVLYGLACVFIQEELDLLLLLSSAAAASLLGFFWQWWGWHPKRARLLGSQPLLASSGLRQRLRVWLGLAFPMGILLFRCGAMFSDSFVVAEAQVAPFLLASLVMLLIGKLHWDGRLTVPEGHKQQPLGFSSYRKESWHLLCLVAVLLVCLRLSGFFHQCREEIPQCRPSVFLPPLASLRNTRAKNLFYLLCVALLAGLVYAVRSWLRHYGNLNSSDPVVLFVRWGFPLVVLCIACYWAVASSAEDSLGKLQELVQVAVIAFPWAVYGLASIGLLLLLCHPMTVFAKDSRESAGSIVTPYQGIPSSKVDLLQVIPQIYKRMQESEKSRLERRTCRATVAAYGLGSVYSAALVIALTLLGFLLMLLHTERLSLAFLLLFLEAFVLLHIHTRARSLAGDTESFSVPWFAVISWLLAASQFFYSTGHQPVFPAIHWNAAFVGFHLDHSTNLVPAVLVGANTFASHILFAGSWLPSAPALALCV, translated from the exons ATGCAGCGGTGgccagtgctgcttttcctggcCTGggtctgctttctcttcttctgtggTATTGGGCTCTTCATGAGTGGCTTCCTGCTCACCCGTATTGAGCTTGCCAACAGCAGTTCCTGCTCAGACCCACTTGCACCACCACCGTGGGACAAGCAGAGCCTTCCCCCAGGCTCCTGTTGGTTGCCCCAGCGCTTTCCCAAGATCGTGCTTGTTATCATCGATGCACTCCGTTTTGAATTTGCCTTGTTTAACCCAGCCAAGGTCAACCCATTGCCCTATGAGAATAAGCTGAGTTTTCTGCACCACCTGGCAACCTCTCAACCCCACCATGCCCGCCTCTACCGCTTCGTAGCTGATCCCCCCACTGCCACCATGCAGCGCATCAAGGGCCTCACCACTGGGTCACTGCCCACTTTCATTGATGTGGGCAGTAACTTTGCTACCTATGCGATCCAGGAGGACAacctgctggcacagctggtgCAGAATG GAAGAAGAGTGGTCTTCATGGGTGATGATACTTGGGAAGGACTCTTCCCAAAGAAGTTCTTCCgctcttattttttcccttctttcaatGTGAAGGATCTTCACACTGTGGACAACGGGATCTTGCAGTATCTTTATCCAACTG tgAACAGTGGTGAGTGGGACTTGCTGATTGCTCACTTCCTTGGTGTGGACCACTGTGGGCACAAACATGGACCTGACCATCCTGAAATGGCCAAGAAGCTTACCCAGATGAATGAGATGCTGAG GTCCTTGGTGGATCACTTGGGGAATGACACTCTCCTTCTGGTGGCTGGAGACCATGGCATGACAGAGACTGGAGACCATGGTGGTGACAGCCAGAGGGAAGTGAATGCTGCACTGTTTGTGTACAGTAAAACACCTCTGTTCGGCACCGACCCTCCCGAG GAACCTGAGGCCATTCCCCAGGTGAACTTGGTGCCCACtgtggccctgctgctgggtgTGCCCATTCCCTACAGTAACATCGGGGAAGTGATGGCCGAGCTGTTCTCCGGGGATGGTGACACTGGGTCTGAagctttgcagcagctcttgGTTTATCACATCAATGCCAAGCAG GTGGACCGCTTCCTGCACTCCTACTCGCTGGTGGCTCAGGacctgccagcagagcagctccagcacctgcaggagctTTTCTCCAGCGCTGTAGAGGAGCACATTCAGCTCTTGGCCCAGGTGCAGAGGGCAATGCTGGTGTCTCCGGAATTGGAGTCCAAGCTCAGAAGCCTCATCAGCCGCTTCCAGCTCTATCTGCGGCAGGCACGGGCTGTGTGCACCCAGTCCTGGGCCCGCTTTCATCCTCTGCGTATGGTGGCAGGCTGCACCCTCATTGCTGCTTCCTGCTTGCTCTGCTATGTGGCCTCAGAGCTGGCCACACTGTCAGACTCCTTCTATCGTAGTTGCCTCCTGTATCCCCTGCTTTGGGGGCTGGTGACAGCTGTTCTGTATGGGCTAGCCTGTGTGTTCATCCAGGAGGAGCTGGATCTTCTCCTGCTGTTGTCTTCggcagctgcagcatctctaCTGGGCTTTTTCTGGCAGTGGTGGGGCTGGCATCCCAAGAGAGCCCGTTTGTTGGGCAGCCAACCACTCTTGGCCAGCTCTGGTCTGAGGCAAAGGCTGCGAGTGTGGCTGGGGCTGGCCTTCCCCATGGGCATTCTCCTTTTCCGCTGTGGAGCTATGTTCTCTGATAGCTTTGTGGTAGCTGAGGCCCAAGTTGCCCCATTCCTGTTGGCCTCATTGGTGATGTTGCTGATAGGAAAGCTCCACTGGGATGGTCGCCTGACTGTGCCAGAAGGCCACAAACAACAGCCTCTTGGCTTTTCCTCTTACCGAAAAGAGAGCTGGCACCTGCTATGCCTTGTGGCTGTGCTTCTGGTTTGCCTGCGGCTCTCTGGTTTCTTCCACCAGTGCCGTGAAGAAATCCCTCAGTGTCggccttctgttttccttccaccTCTTGCCAGCCTGAGAAACACACGGGCCAAGAACCTCTTCTACCTCTTATGTGTGGCCTTGCTGGCTGGGCTGGTGTATGCAGTGCGGAGCTGGTTGCGACACTACGGCAATCTGAACAGCTCAGACCCCGTTGTGCTCTTTGTGCGCTGGGGTTTCCCACTGGTGGTCCTTTGCATCGCCTGCTACTGGGCTGTTGCTTCCAGTGCTGAGGACTCTCTAGgcaagctgcaggagctggtgcAAGTGGCAGTCATTGCCTTTCCATGGGCTGTCTATGGGTTAGCGTCTATTGGGTTGCTGCTCTTGCTGTGCCATCCCATGACAGTGTTTGCCAAGGACTCACGGGAATCTGCAGGATCCATTGTCACTCCCTACCAGGGGATTCCCAGCTCCAAAGTCGACTTGCTCCAGGTCATCCCTCAGATCTACAAGAGGATGCAGGAGTCTGAGAAGAGTCGCCTGGAACGGCGCACCTGCAGGGCCACAGTCGCAGCCTATGGGCTAGGCAGTGTGTACTCGGCTGCCCTGGTCATAGCACTTACCCTCCTGGGCTTCCTCTTGATGCTCCTGCACACTGAGAGGCTCAGTCTTGCCTTCCTACTCCTCTTCCTGGAggcctttgtgctgctgcacatCCACACACGTGCCAGAAGCCTCGCAGGAGACACTG agTCTTTTTCAGTGCCCTGGTTTGCAGTCATCTCGTGGCTCCTTGCTGCTTCACAGTTCTTCTATTCCACGGGCCATCAGCCCGTCTTCCCGGCCATCCACTGGAACGCAGCCTTTGTGGGCTTTCACCTTGACCACAGTACAAACCTCGTTCCTGCTGTCCTGGTGGGCGCCAACACGTTTGCCTCCCATATCCTCTTTGCAG GTAGTtggctgccctctgctcctgctttggCCCTTTGTGTGTGA
- the STOML2 gene encoding stomatin-like protein 2, mitochondrial: MLAQAARRAGPGLLRRAPVLKRPAWLAPAPQRLNSGLPVNIGVLFVPQQEAWVVERMGKFHRILEPGLNFLIPLLDRIRYVQSLKEIVINVPEQSAVTLDNVTLQIDGVLYLRVMDPYKASYGVEDPEYAVTQLAQTTMRSELGKLSLDRVFRERESLNANIVDAINQASDCWGIRCLRYEIKDIHVPPRVKESMQMQVEAERRKRATVLESEGTRESAINVAEGQKQAQILASEAEKAEQINKAAGEANAMLVRAKAKAEAIQLLAAALAQQHGSAAASLSVAEQYVSAFSKLAKDSNTVLLPTNTGDVTHMVAQALGIYTTLTKTQAVKTRDELPPAHGDPQPPSTEMLKAEQVTSS, from the exons GGTTggccccggccccgcagcgGCTGAACTCCGGGCTACCCGTCAATATCGGCGTGCTGTTCGTGCCGCAGCAGGAGGCCTGGGTGGTGGAGAGGATGGGCAAGTTCCACCGCATCCTCGAGCCT GGTTTGAATTTCCTCATCCCTCTGCTGGATCGGATACGTTATGTGCAGAGTCTCAAAGAAATCGTCATCAATGTCCCAGAGCAGTCAGCTGTCACCCTAG ATAATGTCACCCTGCAGATTGATGGAGTGCTCTACCTGCGTGTCATGGATCCCTACAAG GCAAGCTACGGGGTGGAGGATCCCGAGTATGCTGTGACCCAATTGGCCCAGACCACGATGAGATCTGAACTTGGCAAACTTTCCCTTGATAGAGTCTTCCGG GAACGTGAGTCCCTCAATGCCAACATAGTGGATGCCATCAACCAAGCCTCAGACTGCTGGGGTATCCGGTGTCTACGTTATGAGATTAAGGACATTCACGTGCCCCCACGTGTGAAGGAATCTATGCAGATGCAG GTGGAGGCAGAGCGACGGAAGCGGGCAACAGTGCTGGAATCAGAGGGGACGCGGGAGTCTGCTATCAATGTGGCTGAGGGGCAGAAGCAAGCCCAGATCTTGGCGTCAGAAGCTGAGAAAGCCGAACAAATCAACAAAGCTGCTG GAGAGGCCAATGCCATGTTGGTCAGAGCTAAGGCCAAGGCTGAGGCCATTCAGCTTCTGGCAGCTGCTCTTGCACAGCAG catggcagtgcagcagcctcTCTCTCTGTGGCTGAGCAGTATGTGAGCGCCTTCTCCAAGCTTGCCAAAGATTCCAACACGGTCCTGCTCCCAACCAACACTGGTGATGTCACCCACATGGTAGCACAG GCATTGGGCATCTACACCACACTGACCAAGACACAAGCTGTGAAGACTCGGGATGAGCTACCTCCAGCCCATGGGGATCCTCAGCcccccagcacagagatgcttaAGGCAGAGCAGGTGACCTCCAGCTAG